One genomic region from Nitrospinota bacterium encodes:
- a CDS encoding [FeFe] hydrogenase H-cluster radical SAM maturase HydG (in Escherichia coli this enzyme functions in thiamine biosynthesis along with thiFSGI and IscS; with ThiFSG catalyzes the formation of thiazole phosphate from tyrosine, cysteine and 1-deoxy-D-xylulose-5-phosphate; forms a complex with ThiG; contains an iron-sulfur center; in Thermotoga this enzyme has an extra C-terminal domain) has protein sequence MTTPSYSPNVTLLSRLAALGEPESGQVAAVLDRACQAKGLVPEEAAVLLAVTDPETLQAIFQAAHDVKTAIWGPRVRLFAPLYLTNDCHSNCLYCGFRSDNVLLKRRTLTMEEALAEGRFLEQEGFQRILLVCADVRELSYLDEVLRIMEALYEQIGLRTINLNIAPPSVAQLRRFREAGAAMYQSFQETYHPEVYRWVHPEGRKKVFAWRLASMERALEAGFTLLGMGTLLGLCPYRYDVLALIDHVLHLRERYGVTPAAINVPRMRPALGAPLTEAPNPVDDEALKQIIAVYRLAVPEASIAVSTREPAALREETLFLGASQLSAGSRTDPGGYHEADHASAEQFVIQDDRPLKMVIGALLRRGLLPDLYAPRCLGNGEEEPYALTALLPSPGAADQTRALLALADYLERRPPLSQLC, from the coding sequence GTGACTACTCCTTCGTACTCTCCTAACGTTACCCTCCTTTCCCGGCTCGCCGCGCTTGGGGAGCCCGAATCCGGCCAGGTAGCGGCGGTACTGGATCGGGCCTGCCAGGCCAAGGGCCTGGTACCCGAGGAGGCGGCGGTGTTATTGGCTGTCACCGATCCTGAGACTCTCCAGGCTATCTTCCAGGCTGCCCACGATGTCAAAACAGCCATCTGGGGGCCGCGAGTACGGCTCTTTGCCCCCCTCTATCTGACGAACGACTGCCATAGCAATTGCCTCTACTGTGGATTCCGGAGCGACAACGTCTTGCTGAAGCGGCGCACCCTGACTATGGAGGAAGCGCTGGCCGAGGGCCGCTTCCTGGAACAGGAGGGCTTCCAGCGCATCCTCTTGGTCTGCGCCGACGTGCGGGAGCTTTCCTATCTCGACGAGGTGCTCCGCATCATGGAGGCCCTCTACGAGCAGATTGGGCTTCGAACCATCAACCTCAACATCGCTCCGCCGTCGGTCGCCCAGCTGCGGCGGTTTCGGGAGGCGGGCGCAGCGATGTATCAGAGCTTCCAGGAGACATACCACCCTGAGGTCTACCGCTGGGTTCACCCTGAGGGGCGAAAGAAGGTTTTCGCCTGGCGGCTCGCCTCCATGGAGCGTGCCCTGGAGGCGGGATTCACCCTCCTCGGAATGGGGACCCTCTTGGGCCTTTGCCCGTATCGCTATGATGTCCTTGCCCTCATCGACCACGTCCTCCACCTGCGGGAGCGCTACGGCGTGACCCCGGCCGCAATCAACGTCCCCCGGATGAGGCCGGCTCTTGGTGCTCCTTTGACCGAAGCCCCTAACCCTGTCGACGACGAGGCCCTCAAGCAAATCATCGCGGTCTACCGGCTGGCGGTGCCTGAGGCGAGCATTGCCGTCTCCACGCGGGAGCCGGCGGCCCTGCGTGAGGAGACGCTCTTTCTCGGCGCTTCTCAGCTCTCGGCCGGATCGCGCACCGATCCGGGGGGCTACCATGAGGCTGACCATGCTTCCGCCGAGCAGTTCGTAATACAAGATGACCGGCCCTTAAAGATGGTCATTGGAGCCCTCCTGCGCCGTGGGCTGCTGCCGGACCTTTACGCACCCCGGTGCCTGGGCAACGGGGAGGAGGAGCCTTACGCCCTGACCGCCCTGTTGCCTTCCCCCGGCGCAGCCGATCAGACCAGGGCGCTCCTGGCGCTCGCCGACTATTTGGAGCGTCGGCCCCCCCTATCACAATTATGCTGA
- a CDS encoding arsenic efflux protein has protein sequence MDPRLLDSILGIIIGSAEGAFLQVTVFVGAVLLLFSYINFRSHGALIRTIQERKQWQPVIGAFLGLTPGCGGAIFIMPLYLKGSVTFGTVVATLIATAGDSAFVMISKLPLHFVVISLLSLLAAILTGYVVDYYGFGEHLIRAREKKSEQELERMHQKADHMLQNVECATITGGQSDLITHIGHEEGDEVDLIMHHTVKGHQRLDTLGYWVTHKGSGFYWAFITIGLVLGIMLLFQVGVNQLRIPKLVTAIGVTGTAFSIVLMVMGEKFLADDTLEEAELKLMSLKETLIHNAQETAFVGTWVFIAYLLYGSVILLMGEGDYARGELLAQGLMTSAGLAAVVVGVLIGLIPGCGPQIIFVTLFVKGWLPFSALVANAISQDGDALFPLIAMDKRSALWATAITTVPALIFGVSLYYLEISWIGDTLKVAVDSLVTMFFG, from the coding sequence ATGGACCCTCGCCTATTAGATAGCATTCTGGGTATCATTATTGGAAGCGCCGAGGGGGCCTTTTTACAGGTCACCGTCTTCGTGGGGGCGGTTCTCCTGCTTTTTAGTTACATTAACTTCCGCAGCCACGGGGCGCTCATCCGCACCATTCAGGAGCGAAAACAATGGCAGCCCGTCATCGGAGCCTTTTTGGGCCTTACCCCGGGATGTGGAGGAGCCATTTTCATAATGCCCCTCTACCTCAAGGGCTCCGTTACCTTCGGGACGGTCGTGGCGACGCTCATCGCCACGGCGGGTGACTCGGCGTTTGTGATGATTTCAAAGCTTCCCCTGCACTTCGTCGTGATAAGTCTCCTCTCGCTCCTCGCCGCAATTCTTACGGGCTACGTGGTGGACTATTACGGCTTCGGGGAACACTTGATTCGGGCGCGAGAGAAAAAGAGCGAGCAAGAGCTAGAGAGGATGCATCAAAAGGCCGACCATATGCTGCAAAACGTGGAGTGCGCTACTATCACCGGCGGACAGAGTGATCTCATCACCCATATAGGCCATGAGGAAGGAGACGAGGTCGACCTCATAATGCATCATACAGTCAAGGGGCATCAGCGGCTCGACACCCTCGGTTATTGGGTCACGCACAAAGGCAGCGGATTCTATTGGGCGTTTATCACCATCGGGTTGGTCTTGGGCATCATGCTGCTGTTCCAGGTTGGTGTCAACCAATTGAGAATCCCAAAACTGGTTACCGCAATCGGTGTAACGGGCACCGCATTTTCCATCGTCCTCATGGTCATGGGCGAAAAGTTTCTGGCGGACGACACTCTCGAAGAGGCAGAATTGAAGCTGATGTCGTTGAAGGAGACGTTAATTCACAATGCCCAGGAGACTGCTTTCGTTGGGACGTGGGTGTTTATCGCGTATCTTCTGTACGGATCCGTGATATTACTGATGGGAGAAGGAGACTACGCCCGGGGCGAGCTTCTCGCGCAGGGCCTGATGACCTCTGCGGGGTTGGCGGCGGTAGTTGTCGGAGTCCTCATCGGTCTCATCCCAGGATGTGGGCCTCAGATTATTTTTGTCACGTTATTCGTCAAGGGATGGCTACCGTTCTCCGCGCTCGTGGCCAATGCAATTTCCCAAGACGGGGATGCGCTGTTTCCTCTCATCGCGATGGATAAACGATCGGCTCTGTGGGCAACAGCTATTACTACCGTGCCCGCCTTGATCTTTGGAGTGTCCCTGTATTATCTAGAAATCAGTTGGATAGGAGATACGTTAAAGGT